A stretch of the Coriobacteriia bacterium genome encodes the following:
- a CDS encoding MBL fold metallo-hydrolase: MFVRRLVLGALDTNCWVAADDCGGPAVVVDPADDADAILFAVGERKVMAVVLTHKHFDHIGAVRELIARTGAPLWVHQDDAAGLSDAIGTGGAMFGFTTTAPPPDRLLGAGDVLVAGNLRLTVLHTPGHTPGGICLLAEDSSGDPAQLFAGDTLFAGSVGRTDFPGGDARALSHSIATKLVSLPAETIVHPGHGPDTTIGRERRVNPFFPRA; encoded by the coding sequence GTGTTCGTTCGACGCCTCGTTCTCGGCGCCCTCGACACGAACTGTTGGGTGGCCGCAGACGACTGCGGCGGCCCGGCCGTGGTCGTCGACCCGGCGGACGACGCTGACGCCATCCTCTTCGCGGTCGGGGAGCGCAAGGTGATGGCGGTCGTGCTCACACACAAGCACTTCGACCACATCGGAGCCGTGCGAGAGCTCATCGCGCGAACTGGGGCACCGCTCTGGGTGCACCAAGACGATGCGGCCGGCCTGTCCGACGCGATCGGCACAGGCGGCGCGATGTTCGGTTTCACCACAACCGCGCCACCGCCGGATCGGCTTCTCGGCGCTGGTGACGTGCTCGTGGCAGGGAACCTACGATTGACCGTGCTCCATACTCCTGGCCACACTCCCGGTGGCATCTGCCTGCTTGCCGAGGACTCCTCGGGCGACCCTGCCCAGTTGTTCGCTGGCGACACTCTTTTCGCGGGCAGCGTGGGACGCACGGACTTCCCCGGCGGCGACGCTCGGGCGCTGTCGCATTCAATCGCCACGAAGCTCGTCTCCTTGCCCGCCGAGACGATCGTGCATCCCGGCCACGGCCCGGACACGACGATAGGCCGGGAGCGCCGAGTCAACCCGTTCTTTCCTCGCGCCTGA
- a CDS encoding bifunctional (p)ppGpp synthetase/guanosine-3',5'-bis(diphosphate) 3'-pyrophosphohydrolase, which produces MSATLEQIEAQVRAYNPDADLTGLDDAFDFAVKAHEGQMRKSGEAFVNHPIEVALILAELHMDTPTLKAALLHDTVEDSEVTLDEVRERFGDEVAELVDGVTKLGKIEFESLSEAQSNNLRKMLIAMAKDIRVILIKLADRLHNMRTLAALPEDRRLDKARETMEIYAPLAHRLGISSIKWELEDLAFYYLEPHKFHQVSRMVAESREAREAYTRQVIDKLTEELVAVGIKARISGRPKHLYSVYQKMVGKGKDFNEIYDLIALRVIVDSVKDVYGALGTVHSIWKPVPGRFKDYVAMPKFNMYQSLHTIVIGPTGAPLEIQIRSEEMHRTAEYGVAAHWRYKEGTRGEDSFDERLAWLRQMLEWQTELKDPREFMEALKIDLFEEEVFVFSPKGDVISLKRGSTPIDFAYAIHTEVGNHCVGAKVNGSIVSLAYELQMGDRVEVLTNKNASPSRDWLNLVRTSSAKSKIRNYFSKVTREDDLIHGRDELAKVMRKHGLGIGSKTAEKAIASVSHEMNYTHPDDILAAIGAGKASAKMVGTKLLKLMAKEGEIAKPEPQHEEFTRDKPMMPPRSKRRHATGGVKVTGLDDALIRLASCCHPVPGDDIIGFVTRGRGVSVHRKDCPNARDLLTSPERIIDVEWDLGQAASFQIEIFVEAMDRLRLLQDVTSALAEQGVNILASSTTTHRDGIVDMRFLFELGDLSRLDKILAEMRRVEGVFEARRMMPGEATQKKKGDH; this is translated from the coding sequence TTGTCCGCGACCCTTGAACAGATTGAAGCCCAGGTCAGAGCGTACAATCCCGACGCGGACCTGACCGGACTCGACGACGCCTTCGACTTTGCTGTCAAGGCGCACGAAGGCCAGATGCGCAAGAGCGGGGAAGCGTTCGTCAACCACCCGATCGAAGTCGCGCTTATCCTCGCCGAGCTGCACATGGATACGCCTACCCTCAAGGCCGCGCTTCTCCACGACACCGTCGAGGACTCTGAGGTAACGCTCGACGAGGTCCGCGAGAGGTTCGGCGACGAGGTCGCTGAGCTCGTGGATGGCGTCACCAAGCTTGGCAAGATCGAGTTCGAGTCGCTCTCCGAGGCGCAATCCAACAACCTGCGCAAGATGCTCATCGCGATGGCCAAGGACATCCGCGTCATCCTCATCAAGCTTGCGGACCGGCTGCACAACATGCGCACCCTTGCGGCACTGCCCGAGGACCGCCGGCTGGACAAGGCACGCGAGACGATGGAGATATACGCGCCGCTCGCGCATCGTCTGGGTATCTCGAGCATCAAGTGGGAACTCGAGGACTTGGCGTTTTACTACCTCGAGCCACACAAGTTTCATCAGGTGTCGCGCATGGTCGCCGAGAGCCGAGAGGCTCGAGAGGCCTACACCCGCCAGGTCATCGACAAGCTGACTGAGGAACTCGTCGCGGTCGGCATCAAGGCGCGCATCTCGGGCCGCCCGAAGCACCTCTACAGCGTGTATCAGAAGATGGTGGGCAAGGGCAAAGACTTCAACGAGATCTACGACCTCATCGCCCTGCGCGTGATCGTGGACTCCGTCAAGGACGTCTACGGGGCACTCGGCACCGTTCACTCGATCTGGAAGCCGGTTCCCGGCCGCTTCAAGGACTACGTGGCGATGCCCAAGTTCAACATGTACCAGTCGCTTCACACGATCGTCATCGGGCCAACCGGAGCCCCGCTCGAGATTCAGATTCGCAGCGAGGAGATGCATCGCACCGCCGAGTACGGCGTCGCGGCGCACTGGCGCTACAAAGAAGGCACGCGCGGTGAGGACAGCTTCGATGAGCGGTTGGCTTGGCTGCGCCAGATGCTGGAGTGGCAGACCGAGCTCAAGGATCCGCGCGAATTCATGGAGGCCCTCAAGATCGACCTCTTCGAGGAGGAGGTCTTCGTCTTCTCGCCCAAGGGTGACGTCATCAGCCTCAAACGTGGCTCGACGCCGATCGACTTCGCCTACGCGATTCACACCGAGGTGGGCAACCACTGCGTCGGTGCCAAGGTCAACGGCTCCATCGTCTCGCTTGCCTACGAGCTGCAGATGGGGGATCGCGTCGAGGTCCTCACCAACAAGAACGCCAGCCCGTCGCGCGACTGGCTCAACCTCGTGCGCACGTCCTCGGCGAAGAGCAAGATCCGTAACTACTTCAGCAAGGTCACCCGCGAAGACGACCTGATTCACGGCCGAGACGAGCTCGCCAAAGTCATGCGCAAGCATGGTCTGGGTATCGGCTCCAAGACCGCCGAGAAGGCCATCGCGTCGGTGTCGCACGAGATGAACTACACGCACCCGGACGACATCCTCGCCGCCATCGGCGCCGGCAAGGCGTCGGCCAAGATGGTGGGCACGAAGCTGCTCAAGCTGATGGCCAAGGAAGGCGAGATAGCTAAGCCTGAACCTCAGCATGAGGAGTTCACGCGCGACAAGCCGATGATGCCGCCGCGCAGCAAGCGTCGGCACGCGACCGGCGGCGTAAAGGTGACCGGACTCGATGACGCCCTCATTCGCCTTGCAAGCTGCTGTCACCCGGTCCCTGGCGACGACATCATCGGATTCGTGACTCGGGGTCGCGGGGTCTCAGTCCACCGCAAGGACTGCCCGAACGCGCGTGATCTGCTCACCTCGCCCGAGCGAATCATCGACGTCGAGTGGGACCTCGGGCAGGCGGCCTCGTTCCAGATCGAGATCTTCGTCGAGGCGATGGATCGCCTGCGCCTCCTGCAAGACGTCACATCGGCCCTGGCCGAGCAGGGCGTCAACATCCTAGCCTCATCCACGACCACGCATCGCGACGGAATCGTCGACATGCGCTTCCTCTTCGAGTTGGGCGACCTGTCGCGCCTCGACAAGATTCTGGCCGAGATGCGCCGCGTCGAAGGCGTGTTCGAAGCTCGGCGCATGATGCCTGGCGAGGCAACACAGAAGAAGAAGGGCGACCACTAG